A portion of the Mesobacillus sp. AQ2 genome contains these proteins:
- a CDS encoding vanadium-dependent haloperoxidase, with translation MRYSYLKWSEVPYAGEESSPRDPVTPLAGRWPLFFLKRDEEGYFSDPFGQRLRLPIRHPRLINFEKELKVVQRTLENLTPTQEKIAIYYGTGVPTKQWTPVADRLIDTYGVTPTQAARIQAVLHGAINDTMVVVWSLKYEWNVARPNQYDQELETILCTPRFPTYPSGHAAVSGCAEVILSSYFPAEKKKLGRIAEEDALSRLLAGVHFPSDNSEGIELGRAIGHQIIKFLKREQDHGMRAIDQQYRENFDADIFAIDFQQFIPFDFSAECTSLIKSEPEKFKNVNVPKPLLKKRKGSI, from the coding sequence TTGAGATATAGTTATTTAAAGTGGTCTGAAGTGCCATATGCTGGAGAAGAATCATCTCCACGCGATCCGGTTACACCTTTAGCGGGACGGTGGCCGCTATTTTTTTTGAAAAGAGATGAAGAAGGATATTTTTCTGATCCTTTTGGACAAAGGCTGAGGCTTCCCATAAGACATCCACGATTGATAAATTTTGAAAAAGAATTGAAGGTCGTACAAAGGACCCTCGAGAATCTAACTCCAACCCAGGAGAAAATAGCAATCTATTATGGGACAGGAGTACCGACTAAACAGTGGACTCCTGTCGCTGACCGCCTAATTGATACGTATGGTGTTACTCCTACTCAGGCGGCTCGAATCCAGGCCGTATTGCATGGAGCGATCAATGATACAATGGTTGTTGTATGGAGTTTGAAGTATGAATGGAATGTTGCAAGGCCTAATCAGTATGACCAGGAATTGGAAACCATTTTATGTACCCCCAGGTTTCCAACATATCCGTCAGGACATGCTGCAGTGTCTGGTTGTGCGGAAGTCATCTTGAGTTCTTACTTTCCTGCTGAAAAAAAGAAGCTGGGAAGAATTGCTGAGGAAGATGCATTAAGCCGTTTATTGGCCGGAGTCCATTTTCCCTCTGACAACTCAGAAGGAATTGAATTAGGAAGAGCAATCGGACATCAGATTATTAAATTTTTAAAGAGAGAACAAGACCATGGCATGCGGGCAATTGATCAGCAGTACAGGGAAAATTTTGATGCTGATATTTTCGCCATAGATTTTCAACAGTTTATTCCTTTTGATTTCTCTGCAGAATGTACCTCCCTCATAAAGTCAGAACCCGAAAAGTTTAAAAATGTGAATGTTCCAAAGCCCCTCTTAAAAAAACGGAAGGGAAGCATATAA
- a CDS encoding S8 family serine peptidase, translating to MKRRKNLLTGALAAGLMISATVPFNVMAEKPRVTVEEAEKILNSLSAEQREALQQLEVGPGFIISPEVNTKTPELVDVIVEFSQAPAKVEVKKASLKGKKLALVTAKDKVEQSHKEFKQHVHALKSKRSGTLYDPSTIEIKREYKNAFNGVSMSLPGTAVEELLQSGAVKRIWSNAQVQLEFPKGEQPKITPKMADSIPQIGVDKLHAEGITGKGIKVGVLDTGLDYTHPDLADSYKGFRGQEGIDPKTVDPASVKGWDFINNDADPMETTYADWKATKNPEFSYTGGAYYTSHGTHVSGTIAAQKHNNVDYSVKGVAPDVDLYGYKVLGPYGSGQTAGVLAGIDKAVADGMDVINLSLGAAVNDPLYPTSVAINNAMLSGVVSVVAAGNNGPNEKTLGSPGASAFGITVGASDAAMSIPTFKASAGNLNFENMKLLAKNFTDNLKELEGKSYPLVFAGLGKPEDFNGQDLPGKIALIERGELTFEAKVQNAKNAGAIAVIIYNNAEGEIPVYIGENTKYIPTFQLSKADGEQLKGRNDASITFNQLSSIKTEGDSLADFSSRGPVNSNYDIKPDLVAPGVSIFSTYPEFMNSPEDGLDYTAAYARLNGTSMATPHVAGVAALILQENPGLDPFAVKTALMNTADDLKSDYSVYEVGTGRLDAYQAVHSEVSFKVMDQTDNIENGEYVEVDEITGSISYGNHYIEDGDVQDSRTIKVTNEGTASQSFKAEVEYHQAREGVQDGIKNQIQVQLPETISVGAGEVKEVEASILVPHDAELGRYEGYIHFTNEANPEESYQIPFAIRVTDKGIAYAEPLSPSVSNDTPFHQYYSPGTHFVFKFKSPMERFDLIAKDAKTGEAVGVIGSYDARAAAPDKEYLIYFGHRGLAYSFTGNKKQPIADYIHKLPEGEYVLDLISTDKDGKTYHSESVGLVDNTPPKVELDIEPGVTEVSDSMLTEEDGARALWVHGKVTDSTVDLLQQRGFDYTQKSNTVGYYENGLPFIMGFLRLADNGDTKFGVLPEEYGTKPYQLGLMPWDLATAADSLGSPKYVFIKEGTGYATSRFNKERLELNDEVTVTLDLNNVKNFVSGSLDIKTYVDTLEFQGVKVNEEFEKLAAGMGAEVKLDEAVVGDNTVKVGAAVEKQGFEGISGDTPFLDVTFKLIDDTFSNDSLGVRLNELTYKEYGKAELTKIPAYGLSSFKVISRHTRLTGNMGPEAFLTPGGWVDRKYDLTKLNAKVYAKGKDGSIYPADIDDRGLYEVVVPADVSYSIYAEIPGHLTQVKNVMGGIVAEGEYRGIYWRDNPEDNLAGDVTGDQIIDIRDLKEAVNHYGEKNPDNINLDLNQDGVVNETDVRFIEKNFMSKGQTAGTGAKPIATIGKKGLKDFLKMIGLEPKE from the coding sequence ATGAAGAGACGTAAAAACCTATTAACGGGTGCCTTGGCAGCTGGTTTGATGATTTCAGCTACTGTACCTTTCAATGTTATGGCAGAGAAACCTAGAGTTACAGTTGAAGAAGCTGAGAAGATCCTTAACAGTCTATCTGCAGAACAAAGAGAGGCGCTGCAGCAGCTGGAGGTAGGTCCAGGATTCATCATTTCACCCGAAGTGAATACGAAAACTCCTGAACTAGTAGATGTGATCGTCGAGTTCAGCCAGGCGCCAGCAAAGGTTGAGGTGAAGAAAGCATCTTTGAAGGGGAAGAAGCTGGCTCTTGTTACTGCGAAGGACAAAGTAGAGCAATCCCACAAGGAATTCAAGCAGCATGTACATGCCTTGAAGAGTAAGAGAAGTGGCACCCTCTATGATCCTAGTACAATCGAAATTAAACGAGAATACAAAAATGCTTTTAACGGAGTGTCTATGAGTTTGCCTGGAACAGCCGTTGAAGAGCTTCTTCAATCAGGGGCGGTAAAAAGAATCTGGAGCAATGCCCAGGTTCAGCTGGAGTTCCCAAAAGGTGAGCAGCCGAAAATTACCCCAAAGATGGCAGACAGCATTCCGCAAATTGGTGTGGATAAACTGCATGCTGAAGGTATAACGGGAAAAGGCATCAAAGTTGGGGTGTTGGATACAGGTCTTGATTATACTCATCCTGATTTAGCAGATTCCTATAAAGGTTTCCGCGGACAGGAGGGGATTGATCCTAAAACCGTCGATCCGGCTTCGGTAAAGGGCTGGGATTTCATTAATAATGATGCGGATCCGATGGAGACAACCTATGCAGATTGGAAGGCAACAAAGAATCCGGAATTCAGCTATACAGGAGGAGCCTACTATACATCCCATGGTACACATGTGTCAGGGACGATTGCTGCGCAGAAGCATAACAATGTGGATTACTCGGTAAAAGGCGTTGCGCCTGATGTGGATTTATATGGCTATAAAGTGTTGGGCCCTTATGGATCCGGACAGACTGCTGGGGTACTGGCAGGAATTGATAAGGCGGTTGCTGATGGGATGGATGTCATCAACCTTTCACTTGGAGCAGCCGTCAACGATCCTCTATATCCAACTTCGGTAGCGATTAATAATGCCATGCTTTCCGGAGTCGTTTCGGTTGTTGCTGCAGGAAATAACGGTCCGAATGAAAAAACGCTGGGTTCTCCTGGTGCAAGTGCATTTGGAATTACAGTTGGCGCAAGTGACGCAGCAATGTCGATTCCGACCTTTAAAGCGAGTGCCGGGAATTTAAACTTTGAAAATATGAAACTGCTTGCGAAAAATTTTACCGATAACCTGAAGGAATTAGAAGGGAAATCGTATCCGCTTGTGTTCGCGGGATTGGGCAAGCCAGAGGATTTCAATGGCCAGGATCTGCCCGGAAAAATCGCCCTGATTGAACGTGGAGAGCTGACCTTTGAAGCCAAGGTCCAAAATGCGAAAAATGCTGGGGCTATTGCCGTGATCATCTACAACAACGCAGAAGGTGAAATCCCAGTATATATCGGTGAAAATACGAAATATATACCGACGTTCCAGCTGTCAAAAGCGGACGGAGAGCAGCTTAAGGGCAGGAATGATGCATCGATTACTTTCAATCAGCTATCTTCTATTAAAACAGAAGGAGATTCTCTTGCGGACTTCAGCTCAAGAGGGCCGGTTAACAGCAACTATGACATTAAGCCTGACCTGGTTGCGCCTGGAGTATCCATTTTCTCGACATATCCTGAGTTCATGAATAGCCCGGAGGACGGCCTTGATTACACAGCTGCCTATGCCCGGTTGAACGGGACATCGATGGCTACCCCTCATGTTGCTGGTGTAGCGGCCTTGATTTTACAAGAAAATCCCGGGCTTGACCCATTCGCAGTAAAGACTGCCCTTATGAACACGGCAGATGATCTGAAGAGCGATTATTCGGTCTACGAGGTAGGGACAGGCCGTTTGGATGCCTACCAGGCGGTCCATTCTGAGGTATCTTTTAAGGTGATGGATCAAACAGACAACATCGAAAATGGCGAATATGTGGAAGTCGATGAGATCACAGGCTCGATCAGCTATGGAAACCATTACATAGAGGACGGGGATGTCCAGGACAGCCGGACCATTAAAGTGACGAACGAAGGAACTGCGAGTCAATCCTTCAAGGCAGAAGTCGAGTATCATCAGGCTAGGGAAGGTGTGCAGGATGGGATTAAGAATCAAATCCAGGTTCAGCTTCCGGAAACCATCTCGGTAGGAGCGGGAGAGGTAAAAGAGGTCGAAGCCAGTATTCTAGTTCCGCATGATGCTGAACTAGGGCGCTACGAGGGGTATATTCATTTTACAAATGAAGCAAATCCGGAGGAAAGCTACCAGATTCCTTTTGCCATCAGGGTAACGGATAAAGGCATTGCTTATGCCGAACCGCTCTCGCCTTCCGTCTCGAATGATACACCGTTCCATCAATACTATTCACCTGGAACTCATTTTGTTTTCAAGTTCAAAAGCCCGATGGAGCGTTTTGACCTGATTGCAAAAGATGCCAAAACAGGGGAGGCTGTTGGCGTGATCGGCAGCTATGATGCAAGAGCTGCTGCTCCTGATAAAGAATACCTTATTTACTTCGGACATAGAGGGCTGGCTTATTCTTTTACAGGGAATAAGAAGCAGCCAATTGCCGACTATATTCACAAGCTTCCGGAAGGTGAATATGTCCTTGATCTGATCAGTACAGATAAAGACGGAAAAACTTATCATTCTGAAAGTGTTGGGCTAGTCGATAATACACCGCCAAAGGTGGAGCTTGATATTGAACCTGGCGTAACAGAAGTGAGTGACAGCATGCTGACAGAGGAAGATGGTGCCCGCGCTCTTTGGGTACATGGAAAGGTAACCGATTCAACAGTCGATTTACTGCAGCAAAGAGGCTTTGATTACACTCAGAAATCAAATACTGTAGGCTATTATGAAAATGGCCTTCCATTCATCATGGGATTCCTGCGTCTTGCCGATAATGGTGACACGAAATTTGGGGTACTTCCTGAAGAATATGGGACAAAGCCATATCAGCTCGGTTTGATGCCATGGGATTTAGCAACCGCAGCAGACAGCTTAGGATCTCCTAAATACGTCTTTATAAAAGAGGGAACTGGGTATGCAACAAGCCGGTTTAATAAGGAACGCCTGGAGTTAAATGACGAGGTCACAGTAACCCTGGACTTGAATAATGTAAAGAACTTTGTTTCGGGTTCCCTGGATATCAAAACGTACGTTGATACATTGGAATTCCAGGGTGTTAAAGTAAATGAAGAATTTGAAAAGCTCGCAGCTGGCATGGGCGCAGAAGTGAAGCTGGACGAAGCGGTTGTAGGTGATAATACCGTCAAGGTTGGAGCTGCAGTAGAAAAACAAGGATTTGAGGGAATCAGTGGGGATACACCGTTCCTTGATGTTACATTCAAACTTATTGATGATACGTTCAGCAATGATAGCCTGGGAGTCCGCTTGAATGAATTGACTTATAAAGAATATGGGAAGGCAGAATTAACGAAAATTCCGGCCTATGGCCTATCAAGCTTCAAGGTCATTTCCAGGCATACACGGTTGACCGGAAACATGGGACCAGAGGCCTTCTTGACGCCTGGCGGCTGGGTCGACCGGAAATACGATTTAACAAAGCTGAATGCCAAGGTTTATGCAAAAGGAAAAGACGGCAGTATTTATCCTGCCGATATCGATGATCGCGGATTATATGAAGTGGTTGTTCCTGCAGATGTTTCTTATAGCATATATGCAGAAATTCCGGGACACTTGACACAGGTGAAGAATGTCATGGGCGGTATTGTAGCAGAGGGCGAATACCGTGGCATTTACTGGAGGGACAATCCGGAAGATAATCTTGCTGGAGATGTGACGGGAGATCAAATCATTGATATCCGTGACCTGAAAGAGGCTGTAAATCATTATGGTGAAAAGAACCCAGACAATATCAACTTGGATCTCAATCAGGATGGCGTGGTCAATGAAACCGATGTAAGATTCATTGAGAAGAACTTCATGTCCAAAGGCCAGACAGCAGGAACAGGTGCAAAGCCGATAGCGACCATTGGGAAAAAGGGATTAAAAGACTTTTTGAAGATGATTGGGCTTGAACCAAAGGAATAA
- a CDS encoding helix-turn-helix transcriptional regulator, producing the protein MIEGKIIKFYREKARLTQGELCHGVCSVTHISKIERGITEYSPEITALLAKKLNISLEDEIIRYHQSSQKLHQWLESIIMQRENDPRALKEELEKESLIDMPEFQVLFQLLSARHYLFEHKLEPAFAIVQTLQKHEAEMSPQDQNTLKHILGIYYFLKGQYRDCIDCLTSINPEQYSNEEYYYHLAIAYHSIHSNITAYYYGKKALAYFQRTLNILRIIDTEMLLIVQLNAKELHDFAETKAKYEQLIKLSESLHSKDRIGKIYHNLGFECYRRKMYKQSADYYQKAIDLMGDASPHYLTSLDGYIMTCSSGKLYSEAALIPLAEKGLKHAKTSNSHTWIDFQLHIYQLTNQEEKYYQFLEDKVIPHLKQIGYVILIDHYERKLFKYYFEKGEKEKALELASTYISSKKSFYSYE; encoded by the coding sequence ATGATAGAGGGGAAAATCATTAAATTTTACAGAGAAAAAGCAAGGTTGACACAGGGAGAGCTATGCCATGGAGTATGCTCGGTTACCCATATCAGCAAGATTGAAAGAGGAATTACCGAATATTCTCCGGAAATAACGGCGCTGCTGGCAAAGAAACTGAACATTAGCCTTGAAGATGAAATCATTCGCTATCATCAATCATCACAGAAATTGCATCAGTGGTTAGAATCCATCATCATGCAGCGTGAAAATGATCCGAGGGCCTTAAAGGAGGAACTTGAAAAAGAGAGTTTAATAGATATGCCAGAGTTCCAGGTTTTATTTCAACTGCTTTCTGCAAGGCATTACTTATTTGAGCACAAACTAGAACCTGCATTTGCTATAGTACAAACCCTGCAAAAGCATGAGGCTGAAATGTCTCCTCAGGATCAAAACACACTTAAGCATATCCTTGGGATTTATTACTTTTTAAAGGGACAATATCGAGATTGTATCGACTGTTTAACTTCCATCAACCCCGAACAATACAGCAATGAAGAATATTACTATCATTTAGCGATTGCCTATCATTCCATTCACTCAAATATCACCGCTTATTATTACGGGAAAAAAGCTTTGGCCTATTTCCAAAGGACATTAAATATCCTGAGAATTATTGATACGGAAATGCTATTGATTGTTCAGCTGAATGCCAAAGAGCTCCACGATTTTGCCGAAACGAAGGCCAAGTACGAGCAATTGATCAAATTGAGCGAATCGCTTCATTCAAAAGACAGGATCGGAAAGATCTATCACAATCTCGGATTTGAATGCTACCGCCGCAAGATGTATAAACAGTCTGCCGATTACTACCAAAAAGCAATCGATTTAATGGGAGATGCCTCGCCGCATTACTTAACCAGTTTAGATGGCTATATCATGACATGTTCCAGCGGTAAGCTATATTCAGAGGCTGCCCTCATCCCACTCGCCGAAAAAGGCCTGAAACATGCCAAAACAAGCAACTCACACACCTGGATCGACTTCCAGCTCCATATATATCAGCTGACAAATCAAGAAGAGAAATACTATCAATTCCTGGAGGACAAAGTAATCCCCCATTTAAAACAAATCGGATACGTCATCCTCATCGACCATTATGAAAGAAAGCTCTTTAAGTACTATTTTGAAAAAGGGGAAAAAGAAAAAGCATTAGAACTCGCAAGCACATACATATCTTCGAAAAAGAGTTTTTATAGTTATGAATGA
- a CDS encoding GNAT family N-acetyltransferase, translated as MIKLQKYENPLQFKEEVTAFLKQDEVVNNLSLGVLNSAGKPPLLMAVVKRDEEIVWVMLQTQPDKIILSKAASFSPDELRQIAQRMHHELERIPGLIGDRKLIIELSGYLSKLRDVTATVEMNQGLYKLDKVKKNIVSKGRPRVLTGEEHALVKEWVYQFCEDVNLPITMDEAEAKADELIRRGRLLGWEVEGEIVSMANASRPTERNININFVYTPIKHRQKGFASDCVAALSQMMLDQGYQTTSLYTDLSNPTSNKIYQEIGYEWVAESIVIGLGEKSCS; from the coding sequence ATGATCAAGCTGCAAAAATATGAAAATCCCTTGCAGTTTAAAGAAGAGGTAACCGCGTTTTTGAAACAGGATGAAGTGGTCAATAATTTATCTCTGGGAGTGCTGAATTCTGCAGGAAAACCCCCGCTGTTAATGGCTGTCGTGAAAAGGGATGAAGAAATTGTGTGGGTTATGCTTCAAACTCAGCCGGATAAGATCATCTTATCGAAAGCTGCTTCTTTTTCACCGGACGAACTTCGCCAGATTGCACAACGGATGCATCACGAGCTGGAGAGGATACCTGGCCTTATAGGTGACAGGAAGCTGATTATTGAACTCTCTGGCTATCTTTCTAAGCTAAGAGATGTGACGGCGACTGTGGAAATGAACCAGGGATTATACAAACTGGATAAGGTGAAGAAAAATATCGTATCAAAAGGAAGGCCTCGGGTACTGACAGGAGAGGAACATGCTTTGGTAAAAGAGTGGGTGTATCAATTTTGCGAAGACGTGAACCTGCCGATTACCATGGATGAAGCGGAAGCCAAAGCGGATGAATTAATTCGGAGAGGAAGATTACTGGGGTGGGAAGTAGAAGGGGAGATTGTTTCGATGGCAAATGCCTCAAGGCCCACGGAAAGAAACATCAACATCAATTTTGTCTACACCCCTATCAAGCATCGACAGAAAGGCTTTGCTTCTGATTGTGTTGCAGCACTCTCACAAATGATGCTGGACCAGGGCTACCAAACAACGAGCTTGTATACCGACCTCAGCAATCCTACTTCAAATAAAATCTATCAGGAAATTGGATACGAATGGGTTGCAGAATCTATTGTGATTGGGTTAGGGGAAAAATCATGCTCATAA
- a CDS encoding YdbC family protein: MLIKSIRCQVEEQKKELFSDGQTQWEQLGHMKGFLGQLGGWCEKDSNTAWIIAFWENPLAYQQFMKEEHDRIFIDSGQGKTYESISVGFFEMEYQPQQLASVLETAKVLQIKILDSTLKILRGKSNEETILTARANSINGHPRTSLSERMQVEEAWRVVNANRK; encoded by the coding sequence ATGCTCATAAAATCAATCCGGTGCCAGGTGGAAGAACAAAAGAAGGAATTATTTTCAGACGGACAAACACAATGGGAGCAGCTCGGCCATATGAAAGGATTTCTTGGACAGTTGGGCGGCTGGTGTGAAAAAGATTCAAACACAGCCTGGATTATCGCTTTCTGGGAAAATCCATTGGCTTATCAGCAGTTCATGAAGGAAGAGCATGATCGGATATTCATCGATTCAGGGCAAGGAAAAACATATGAATCTATCTCCGTTGGTTTTTTTGAGATGGAATATCAGCCACAACAATTGGCTTCTGTATTGGAAACGGCCAAGGTCCTTCAAATAAAAATATTGGATTCAACTCTTAAGATTTTAAGAGGAAAAAGCAATGAAGAGACCATCTTGACAGCCAGGGCCAATAGTATCAATGGGCATCCAAGAACTAGCCTGTCTGAAAGAATGCAAGTAGAAGAAGCATGGAGGGTCGTTAATGCTAACAGAAAGTAA
- a CDS encoding alpha/beta fold hydrolase — MLTESKIQLSNSIALNVKYSNSTKPAVLFLHFSGGTLNMWDGILPIFSKEYRIIAPDFRGHGKSAKPPTGYHIDDLANDLYLLLQALDVKTCHVVGSSMGAEVGLSLAASHPDMVKSIVCEGALYNEFGDYGIFNGIAEGITAEKNRQREKLLERRMPEHPSLTEFLAEAKIPIEWMGILNEHFLTYLKSTAEENGDGFITSHYRNHVRMEYMEKY; from the coding sequence ATGCTAACAGAAAGTAAAATCCAGTTATCTAATTCAATCGCATTGAATGTAAAGTATTCAAATTCAACTAAACCCGCAGTCTTATTTCTTCATTTTAGCGGAGGGACTTTAAATATGTGGGATGGCATCTTGCCGATTTTCAGTAAGGAATACCGGATTATTGCTCCTGATTTTAGAGGGCATGGCAAATCGGCCAAACCACCTACGGGATATCATATTGATGATTTGGCCAATGATTTATACTTGCTGCTCCAAGCCCTAGATGTCAAGACGTGTCATGTTGTAGGCAGTTCGATGGGGGCAGAAGTGGGGTTGAGTTTGGCAGCGTCCCATCCAGACATGGTGAAGTCGATTGTTTGTGAAGGTGCACTATACAATGAGTTTGGGGATTATGGAATTTTCAATGGGATAGCTGAGGGGATTACCGCTGAAAAAAACAGGCAAAGGGAGAAGTTATTGGAACGAAGAATGCCAGAACATCCTTCTCTCACCGAATTCCTGGCTGAGGCGAAGATACCTATTGAATGGATGGGGATTTTGAATGAACATTTCCTGACCTACCTGAAAAGCACAGCAGAAGAAAATGGAGATGGCTTCATAACCAGTCATTACCGGAATCATGTCAGGATGGAGTACATGGAAAAATATTAG
- a CDS encoding 2-oxoglutarate dehydrogenase E1 — MKVLSMIQPWASLFVLREAQYETRSWSTKYRGPLAIHTSKKVDKVVCSHVAIKSLLSKHGYNADDLPTGVIIATCLLEDCLRVMESHETWAVLEDGRIVSGNDFFLGDFKVGGYVWEVSDMKMLDSFIPAKGRLGLWEYDV, encoded by the coding sequence GTGAAGGTGTTGTCGATGATTCAGCCTTGGGCTAGTCTGTTTGTCTTGCGCGAGGCTCAATATGAAACGAGGTCATGGAGTACGAAGTATCGCGGACCTCTTGCGATTCATACCAGCAAAAAGGTCGATAAGGTTGTCTGCAGTCATGTGGCAATCAAGTCGCTGCTTTCAAAGCATGGGTATAATGCTGATGACCTTCCAACTGGTGTGATCATTGCCACCTGCCTGCTTGAGGATTGTTTGAGGGTGATGGAAAGCCACGAGACATGGGCGGTGCTGGAGGATGGACGGATCGTCTCAGGCAATGACTTTTTCCTCGGTGATTTTAAAGTGGGAGGGTACGTCTGGGAAGTCAGCGATATGAAGATGCTGGACAGCTTCATTCCTGCCAAAGGAAGGCTTGGGTTATGGGAGTATGATGTATAA
- a CDS encoding cytochrome P450 — MTEHKDMPKETGLIENFRLLREGYQYIMNRSDKFGTPVFETNLLGETGICLIGKEAAEIFYDNDRFKRENAAPKLAQKTLFGEGGVQGLDGERHHNRKAMFMSLMSKESLNEVQAIFAEKWERYSKKWEAEEEIILYHEVKKMLTETAFEWTGVPLQNDELVDWTDELSDMFEGAANIGWKHWQARRSRSKAEEWLEALVEKVRSQEIHPDEQRALYQFSFHTNPNGELLAPSIVAVELLNLLRPIVAISVYVDFTALAVYEYPEEAAKVKNGGKEEQQRFIQEVRRFYPFFPFAAARVKRDFKWKGYMFKKDTLTLLDLYGTNHHPEVWEQPELFAPDRFLSWSGSPFDFIPQGGGEYEIGHRCAGEWMTVHLLRVAVDYLVNHLSYTIPKQDLNYSMNDIPSLPESKMRLADVKKI; from the coding sequence ATGACGGAACATAAGGATATGCCGAAAGAGACAGGATTGATTGAAAACTTCCGCCTCCTTAGGGAAGGCTATCAATACATAATGAACCGGAGTGATAAGTTCGGCACTCCGGTTTTCGAAACAAATCTTTTAGGGGAAACCGGCATTTGTCTGATTGGAAAAGAAGCGGCGGAGATTTTTTATGACAATGATCGTTTCAAACGGGAAAATGCAGCCCCTAAACTCGCGCAAAAAACTTTATTCGGTGAAGGTGGCGTACAAGGGCTGGACGGCGAACGTCACCACAACAGAAAAGCCATGTTCATGTCCCTGATGTCAAAAGAGTCTCTTAATGAAGTTCAGGCAATTTTTGCAGAAAAGTGGGAGCGTTATAGCAAGAAGTGGGAAGCCGAAGAGGAAATCATCCTTTATCATGAAGTAAAGAAAATGTTGACGGAAACAGCCTTCGAGTGGACGGGCGTCCCGCTTCAAAATGATGAGTTAGTGGATTGGACAGACGAGCTCAGCGACATGTTTGAAGGCGCAGCGAATATTGGCTGGAAGCATTGGCAGGCACGTCGGTCCCGCTCAAAAGCAGAAGAATGGCTTGAAGCATTAGTGGAAAAAGTCCGCTCTCAAGAGATTCATCCGGATGAACAAAGAGCGCTTTATCAGTTTTCTTTTCATACAAATCCAAATGGAGAATTACTGGCTCCCTCTATTGTTGCGGTAGAACTCTTAAATTTATTGCGACCCATTGTCGCCATCTCTGTTTATGTCGACTTCACTGCCCTGGCTGTTTATGAATATCCAGAGGAAGCCGCGAAAGTGAAAAATGGAGGCAAGGAAGAACAGCAGCGCTTCATTCAGGAAGTGCGGAGGTTTTATCCGTTTTTTCCTTTTGCTGCAGCCCGAGTGAAGCGGGATTTCAAATGGAAGGGCTATATGTTCAAAAAAGACACCCTTACACTCCTGGATTTATACGGCACCAACCATCATCCGGAAGTATGGGAGCAGCCGGAGTTATTTGCTCCTGATCGTTTCCTCTCGTGGTCCGGCAGTCCGTTTGATTTCATCCCTCAAGGCGGAGGAGAATATGAGATTGGCCACCGCTGTGCCGGAGAGTGGATGACTGTGCATCTTCTCAGGGTGGCGGTTGATTATTTAGTCAATCACTTAAGCTATACCATCCCGAAGCAGGATTTAAACTACAGCATGAACGATATTCCAAGTCTGCCTGAGAGTAAAATGAGGCTGGCAGACGTGAAAAAAATATAA
- a CDS encoding ABC transporter ATP-binding protein has protein sequence MSQGPIIKVNQVSKSFPNNNKSMKVLDDISLDINHGETVSILGESGCGKSTLLNIIGGFENVDSGQVVLEGKPVTRPTRKCVMLFQNYGLLPWRSAVKNIELGLEGLNLHAKERRERALHYLALVGLEDKGELFPHEVSGGMKQRIAIARALALQPEMILMDEPFAALDTFNRYYLQDELLRIQSQEKTTIALVTHDIDEAIYLSDRIFIMQANPGRIHKEINIHLSKPRDRSHSDFQHYRKMIFEEFHFNRANSSIEYHI, from the coding sequence GTGAGTCAGGGTCCGATCATTAAAGTGAATCAAGTAAGTAAAAGCTTTCCTAACAACAATAAGAGCATGAAGGTTCTGGACGATATTTCACTTGATATCAACCATGGGGAAACCGTTTCGATTTTGGGGGAGAGCGGATGTGGGAAAAGTACTTTATTGAACATCATCGGCGGCTTTGAAAACGTTGACTCTGGGCAAGTCGTATTAGAAGGAAAACCTGTGACCAGGCCGACACGCAAATGTGTCATGCTGTTCCAAAACTATGGTCTGCTCCCATGGAGATCTGCTGTAAAGAACATCGAACTTGGACTTGAGGGCTTGAACCTTCATGCAAAGGAGCGGAGGGAACGGGCCTTACATTATTTGGCGCTGGTGGGTTTAGAAGATAAAGGTGAGTTATTCCCCCATGAGGTTTCAGGCGGGATGAAGCAAAGAATTGCGATTGCAAGGGCTCTTGCACTGCAGCCTGAGATGATTCTCATGGATGAGCCGTTTGCAGCTCTGGACACGTTTAATCGCTACTATCTTCAAGACGAACTCCTTCGAATACAATCCCAGGAAAAAACGACCATTGCCCTTGTTACTCATGATATCGACGAAGCCATCTATTTGTCGGATCGCATTTTTATCATGCAAGCCAATCCAGGCAGGATTCACAAGGAAATCAACATCCACTTGTCCAAACCTCGTGATCGCAGCCACAGCGATTTTCAGCATTACCGAAAGATGATTTTTGAAGAATTCCATTTTAATCGTGCAAACTCATCGATTGAGTATCATATTTAA